A window from Salinigranum halophilum encodes these proteins:
- a CDS encoding RodZ family helix-turn-helix domain-containing protein, with protein sequence MTEHQHTVELEVTGEQIPLLKSLLNQIELTPSIGRIRIEVESNNPFLKDQHEATESGTSTEDGTTTEGPESTETSPSGPSQGERHTTDQLLSADGGASATAAPSEGNLDGPTNEPPVTNRPENTGQAARDYLESDLIDRVAEGETVGPDEFRDIISSPLNPDTNKWYVCGLLHQVQGGLTLGQITSMLDDTDWEVSYKSVSATLSKATSHGWVYRDEKEGSKNLYQLTQLGRDYMNAKTAQTPGYAMKEATEIVRGDDE encoded by the coding sequence ATGACTGAACACCAGCACACGGTAGAACTGGAAGTAACCGGCGAACAGATCCCCTTACTCAAATCGCTCCTAAACCAGATCGAGCTAACCCCGAGTATCGGGAGAATCCGAATCGAAGTCGAATCCAACAATCCATTCCTGAAGGACCAACACGAAGCTACCGAGAGCGGCACGAGCACCGAGGATGGAACTACGACCGAGGGTCCTGAAAGCACAGAGACATCGCCCAGCGGCCCATCACAAGGTGAGAGACACACCACCGACCAGCTACTCTCTGCCGACGGTGGTGCATCCGCCACAGCCGCCCCATCTGAAGGCAATCTCGACGGCCCTACCAACGAACCACCTGTAACCAACCGACCTGAGAACACCGGGCAAGCAGCCCGCGACTACCTCGAATCAGATCTCATCGACAGAGTTGCTGAAGGTGAGACAGTCGGCCCCGACGAGTTCCGTGACATCATCTCCTCGCCGCTCAATCCGGATACGAACAAGTGGTACGTCTGCGGTCTTCTTCACCAAGTTCAAGGCGGCCTCACGCTCGGACAAATCACCTCCATGCTGGACGACACTGACTGGGAGGTCAGCTACAAATCAGTCTCGGCTACGCTCTCGAAAGCCACGAGTCATGGCTGGGTCTACCGCGACGAGAAAGAAGGGAGCAAGAACCTCTATCAGTTGACCCAACTCGGTCGAGATTACATGAACGCCAAGACCGCGCAGACGCCTGGATACGCAATGAAGGAAGCTACCGAAATCGTGCGCGGTGACGACGAATGA
- a CDS encoding right-handed parallel beta-helix repeat-containing protein — MTTYYIDPLNGDDAAAGTSEVTALATTEPIEDQGRLEASAGDTIKLRDTATLTPSEKIDFSTIEGTEANPITFENYAGESPVVDFGDREGNGVDMFGSAWWVIRGIEFKNIGDNMIRCSTSGNLVSHDNLYEDLTVHHYGGAGSSTAGNGIIFYGDTYNNRCRNVVCHTGRTASHSDGFYVGGNATQGRARNIVFENCAAYNNADDGFDFWAADPTDPCTLVNCVAYDNGTETGTGATGDGNGFKMGGGGASRNGGGHLVYRCAAWSNGRRGFDNNGASYPIKYYNCTAWNNDLYGFHVYGDVTFAGKVAYLRNCVSYQNADSLLHHDAVNNAWNLGISNPQFASLTDTDPDFLRPTPSVSPLINSGAILSIGIEEYDGSDPDLGAWEVAGDIGPGFPRVLDGGPAPGGDGSNPAEGDKTPPPPPPNVTAPTTKPAIGKLKAYNGSSFVTPNAPEFFTGAKWQTSRLKNYDGAAFNNALVLNRTVEDFEAQSLANYSGETASFSFDTGITHEGAASLKSEASALVFRSDADGDVTLGREYRLWVRCFAGNVTKPMLMVQPTSTGIADVSGYQLEFDQGFSKSLNIKRLDAGASTTLVEGADIGAIADTWVELVMQVKADGTLNLTASHEDGTEIDSVTANDTTYQSGKVGFAGSGAGCWFDDLRET, encoded by the coding sequence ATGACGACTTACTACATCGACCCACTGAACGGCGACGACGCAGCGGCTGGTACGTCCGAAGTTACCGCGCTCGCAACGACGGAACCGATAGAAGACCAGGGTCGCCTCGAAGCCAGTGCGGGAGACACGATCAAGCTCCGCGACACGGCCACGCTCACACCCTCGGAGAAAATCGACTTCTCGACAATCGAAGGGACCGAAGCGAATCCCATCACGTTCGAGAACTACGCCGGAGAGTCACCGGTCGTCGACTTCGGCGACCGCGAGGGGAACGGCGTCGATATGTTCGGATCCGCGTGGTGGGTGATTCGTGGAATCGAGTTCAAGAACATCGGCGACAACATGATTCGGTGCTCGACCAGCGGAAATCTCGTATCTCACGACAACCTGTACGAGGATTTGACCGTCCACCACTACGGGGGTGCGGGTAGCTCGACCGCTGGAAACGGTATCATCTTCTACGGCGACACGTACAACAACCGGTGTCGGAACGTCGTCTGTCACACGGGCCGGACGGCATCACACTCGGACGGCTTCTACGTCGGCGGAAACGCGACACAGGGCCGTGCTCGTAACATCGTGTTCGAGAACTGTGCGGCCTACAACAATGCCGACGACGGCTTCGACTTCTGGGCAGCAGATCCGACCGACCCGTGTACCCTCGTCAACTGTGTCGCCTACGACAACGGGACCGAAACCGGTACTGGCGCGACCGGAGACGGAAACGGCTTCAAGATGGGTGGCGGCGGAGCGTCCCGTAACGGTGGCGGACACCTCGTCTATCGCTGCGCCGCGTGGAGTAACGGACGCCGCGGCTTCGACAACAACGGGGCCAGCTACCCGATCAAGTACTACAACTGTACCGCGTGGAACAACGACCTCTATGGCTTCCACGTCTACGGGGACGTAACTTTCGCTGGGAAGGTCGCCTACCTCCGCAACTGCGTGAGCTACCAGAACGCCGATTCGCTTCTCCACCACGACGCGGTCAACAACGCGTGGAACCTCGGCATCTCGAACCCGCAGTTTGCCTCCCTCACCGATACGGACCCCGACTTCCTTCGGCCCACCCCCTCGGTGTCCCCTCTGATCAACTCGGGAGCGATCCTCTCCATCGGCATCGAGGAGTACGACGGGTCCGACCCCGATCTCGGCGCGTGGGAGGTTGCGGGCGATATCGGCCCCGGCTTCCCCCGAGTGCTCGACGGTGGTCCCGCACCCGGTGGCGACGGCTCGAACCCCGCAGAGGGCGACAAGACACCGCCGCCACCGCCGCCGAACGTCACGGCACCTACGACGAAGCCCGCAATCGGGAAGCTGAAGGCGTACAACGGCTCGTCGTTCGTGACGCCGAACGCGCCCGAGTTCTTCACCGGAGCGAAGTGGCAGACTTCGAGGCTCAAGAACTACGACGGCGCGGCGTTCAACAACGCCCTCGTCCTCAATCGGACCGTCGAGGATTTCGAGGCCCAGTCACTCGCCAACTACTCGGGTGAGACGGCGAGCTTCTCGTTCGACACCGGCATCACGCACGAGGGGGCCGCCTCTCTCAAGAGCGAGGCGAGCGCACTAGTGTTCCGCAGTGACGCGGACGGCGACGTTACCCTCGGTCGGGAGTACCGGCTGTGGGTCCGCTGTTTCGCTGGCAACGTCACGAAGCCGATGCTCATGGTCCAGCCCACCTCGACGGGCATTGCCGACGTGAGCGGCTACCAGTTGGAGTTCGACCAGGGCTTCTCCAAGAGCCTCAATATCAAGCGACTCGACGCCGGTGCCTCGACCACGCTCGTCGAAGGTGCCGACATCGGCGCTATCGCCGATACGTGGGTCGAACTGGTCATGCAGGTGAAAGCCGACGGCACGCTCAACCTCACGGCTTCTCACGAGGACGGGACGGAGATCGACAGCGTGACCGCGAACGACACGACGTACCAGTCCGGAAAGGTCGGCTTCGCTGGGAGTGGGGCTGGGTGCTGGTTCGACGACCTCCGAGAGACGTAG
- a CDS encoding cell envelope integrity protein TolA, producing the protein MAFRTWYSPKETKKNDRDYKREQEKKKKKEAEKKKQSSSSSSKSSRSSSKSKSSSSRNQTPHKKDKKRKRSSSSSSIVQAALAEAKRYEAEDKALKAAQEKKKREAEEAKQKAERDKLLRNLGGTSSSSKSSSSKSSSRSSSSSSKSSSRSSSSSSKKSSESSIVSAAKAEAARYEQIDRNTPRKKSQDPKPSKPSGTDLADDIGGFIGNLTGVTKYLQSDDYRENRAAKEAAQEQGGILGGLAEFDAGVRTTTDLVLDNPNLSVQDNLRAILGPNLSDEEFARERQEYYADLTRAVDEGVTSTGLFEGKYARPAVDLASEVLQSPFVAAGKTLYGVDISASDGSTSASPGTLDIFELATLGGGSTAKNVVTKRVDDILGRGDTLVDDAGAFTTRTVDDAGTLTTRTVDDSFTVTDEVAETTVRSADDAGTTTSRILDDATDAAKRTVDDTAPALDETATTLFKDPRVTTGGGIVLGGATVLGASTLLGGDTSGGTDDPATTDPFATSTTSITATSPTSDGTSGGDGSGGGGGTDSSGSEDSIVDAAYAEAARYQAIDDALNNSPGWAPAELVDYLNNGWNLMSVATTDGTETRFFVAAPGESSSKFLDQTGVEQTYPNTTTIESLPFFATEEAARDAHKLWIAKNVSGGGTVPEDGAVPEGGASAWSVWEEVQTIAPWRIFHRTDGESDEYLASSVNETGDNVYLDYDGSVAYTPKIYTDLDALDAALVAYYEKLDNGEIAVEDEPTGGSPNKELIERDTEKTTTATDSTSVVEKLTDNKVALAALGVGAVVMLGSQEAE; encoded by the coding sequence ATGGCGTTCCGCACTTGGTACTCGCCGAAGGAGACGAAGAAGAACGACCGCGACTACAAGCGAGAGCAAGAGAAGAAGAAAAAGAAGGAAGCCGAGAAGAAGAAACAGTCCTCTTCGTCGAGTAGTAAGTCGTCGCGTTCGTCGTCGAAGTCGAAGTCGTCGTCGAGTCGAAACCAGACGCCCCACAAGAAGGACAAGAAACGAAAGCGGAGCAGTTCGTCGTCGTCCATCGTACAGGCCGCGCTTGCCGAAGCGAAACGGTACGAGGCCGAGGACAAGGCCCTGAAGGCTGCCCAGGAGAAAAAGAAGCGCGAGGCCGAGGAAGCGAAGCAGAAGGCCGAACGCGACAAGCTGTTGCGGAACCTCGGCGGTACCTCGTCAAGCAGCAAGTCGTCTTCCTCGAAATCGTCGAGTCGGTCGTCCTCGTCTTCCTCGAAATCGTCGAGTCGGTCGTCCTCGTCTTCCTCGAAGAAGTCGTCCGAGTCGTCTATCGTCTCAGCGGCGAAGGCCGAGGCGGCCCGGTACGAACAGATCGACCGAAACACACCGAGGAAAAAGTCGCAAGACCCGAAGCCCTCGAAACCGTCAGGAACGGACCTCGCTGACGATATCGGGGGGTTCATCGGGAACCTCACTGGCGTCACCAAGTACCTCCAGTCCGACGACTACCGTGAGAATCGTGCGGCCAAAGAGGCCGCACAGGAACAGGGCGGCATCCTCGGCGGACTCGCCGAGTTCGACGCCGGGGTCCGCACGACCACCGACCTGGTACTCGACAATCCAAACCTCTCGGTGCAGGACAACCTTCGAGCCATCCTCGGGCCGAACCTTTCTGACGAGGAGTTCGCTCGTGAGCGCCAGGAGTATTACGCGGACCTCACCCGCGCTGTCGATGAAGGCGTGACCTCGACCGGTCTATTCGAGGGGAAGTACGCCCGTCCGGCTGTGGATTTAGCCAGCGAGGTCCTTCAGTCGCCGTTCGTGGCGGCTGGTAAGACGCTCTACGGTGTGGATATCTCGGCGTCGGACGGCTCGACCTCTGCCTCACCCGGTACGCTCGACATCTTCGAGCTTGCCACGCTCGGTGGCGGCTCGACTGCGAAGAACGTCGTCACCAAACGGGTCGACGACATCCTCGGGCGAGGTGATACGCTCGTCGACGACGCGGGAGCGTTCACCACCCGAACGGTGGACGACGCAGGAACGCTCACCACTCGAACGGTCGACGATTCGTTCACTGTCACCGACGAGGTGGCTGAGACGACGGTACGGTCGGCCGACGATGCTGGGACCACCACGTCTCGAATCCTCGACGACGCTACCGATGCGGCGAAACGGACAGTTGACGACACCGCACCTGCCCTCGATGAGACAGCCACCACGCTGTTCAAAGACCCACGGGTCACGACTGGCGGCGGAATTGTACTCGGTGGGGCTACCGTGTTGGGTGCGTCCACTCTCCTCGGTGGCGATACATCTGGGGGGACCGACGATCCTGCCACCACTGACCCGTTCGCCACCTCGACGACCAGCATTACCGCGACCTCCCCGACGTCGGACGGGACGAGCGGTGGCGATGGTTCCGGGGGTGGTGGTGGAACGGACTCCTCGGGATCGGAAGATTCCATCGTCGACGCGGCATACGCCGAGGCTGCCCGCTATCAGGCAATCGACGACGCGCTCAACAATTCACCGGGCTGGGCACCCGCTGAACTGGTCGATTACCTGAACAACGGATGGAACCTCATGTCCGTGGCAACGACGGACGGGACGGAAACCCGGTTCTTCGTCGCGGCACCCGGTGAGTCGTCGAGCAAGTTCCTCGACCAAACCGGCGTCGAACAGACGTATCCCAACACCACGACCATCGAATCTCTGCCGTTCTTCGCTACGGAGGAGGCCGCGCGAGACGCCCACAAGCTGTGGATTGCGAAGAACGTCTCGGGTGGCGGCACCGTCCCCGAGGACGGCGCTGTCCCCGAAGGTGGTGCGTCCGCATGGTCGGTGTGGGAGGAGGTTCAGACAATCGCCCCGTGGCGAATCTTCCACCGCACGGACGGCGAGAGCGACGAGTACCTCGCATCGTCCGTCAACGAGACGGGCGACAACGTGTACCTCGATTACGACGGGTCGGTCGCCTACACGCCCAAAATCTACACCGACCTGGACGCTCTCGACGCGGCGCTCGTCGCGTACTACGAGAAGCTGGATAACGGTGAGATCGCCGTCGAGGACGAACCCACCGGGGGTTCGCCGAACAAGGAACTCATCGAGAGAGACACCGAGAAAACGACGACTGCGACCGACTCGACCTCCGTGGTCGAAAAGCTCACCGACAACAAGGTCGCCCTCGCGGCGCTCGGCGTCGGTGCTGTCGTCATGCTCGGCTCACAGGAGGCCGAATAA